A single genomic interval of Daucus carota subsp. sativus chromosome 1, DH1 v3.0, whole genome shotgun sequence harbors:
- the LOC135147264 gene encoding uncharacterized protein LOC135147264 — MSQGSMSSHSSQSATSKAPVVAVDTGSSFSQDLQPARPSLGVSSRTRSRRNLVVKELNWTTSESNMPVQTPLAGESLERAKHVLGLSTGLGDGSSLLTPENLERLGFSTTVVDASPVDEGGADVEATGSPDMAANIPKFIKRSTKYEDLFGEASDSQAPLSVKPLSQLPSPSLEQKKTSSGGRKRDPSKTAEAGSSAEGRTSKKPRLTLARSSPASSSSQKTQLFQRMLSDQVPEATVREWDRLSIAEATRDKVVANAKSLFLDLKMGEHVADTARVNEKMRADLKQAKADLASAVKDRDLVRKANQELKEAEAKVREERRKEDAVRRSLEEETDGLGEMVKRLEGQVKELQEAAVAAKATRKEREAAVFEAGVAAGVKDCVKSAYRFFPDNDWAKLGPDAAVALEEAKAEDASGQEKVPATSQGFSGGGVEKRGVAEDEPKPVEPISAGTEVTPPEGVPATTLATTLAPQDILPADEKGSSSPAS, encoded by the exons atgtctcaaggatccatgtcctcacactcctctcagtctgccaccagcaaggctcccgttgtcGCGGTTGATACGGgatcctcctttagccaggaccttCAACCTGCCCGACCCAGTTTAGGGGTTAGCTCCAGGACCCGCTCCAGGCGCAatttggtggtgaaggagctcaactggaccacctctgagtcca acatgccagtgcagactcctctggcgggagagtcccttgagagaGCAAAGCATGTGTTGGGGCTATCCACcgggctaggtgatggctccagcctgcttactccagaaaatctggagaggctcggtttttccactacggtggtagatgcatcccccgttgacgaggggggtgcagatgtggaggcgacgggaagcccag ATATGGCTGCCAACATTCCCAAATTCATCAAGCGCTCCACTAAATACGAGGATCTGTTCGGGGAAGCCTCCGATTCTCAGGCTCCCCTCTCTGTAAAGCCACTTTCCCAGCTCCCTTCCCCCTCTCTGGAGCAAAAGAAGACCTCCTCCGGGGGTCGCAAGCGGGACCCCTCCAAGACTGCTGAGGcggggtcttcagctgaaggccgtACGAGCAAGAAGCCCAGGTTAACCCTGGCCCGCAGCTCTCCCGCTTCCTCCTCTTCTCAAAAGACTCAGCTCTTTCAGCGGATGCTCTCCGACCAGGTCCCCGAGGCTACCGTCCGGGAGTGGGACAGGCTTTCAATAGCCGAGGCCACCCGTGACAAGGTGGTGGCCAACGCTAAGAGCCTGTTCCTCGAtctgaagatgggggagcatGTTGCCGACACAGCCCGGGTCAATGAGAAGATGAGGGCGGATTTGAAGCAGGCTAAGGCGGACCTGGCTTCCGCTGTTAAAGACAGAGATCTTGTTCGGAAGGCCAACCAGGAGCTGAAGGAGGCCGAAGCCAAagtccgtgaggagaggaggaaGGAGGACGCCGTGAGGCGTTCCTTGGAGGAGGAGACAGATGGCCTGGGGGAGATGGTGAAGAGGTTGGAGGGCCAGGTGAAGGAGCTGCAGGAGGCTGCCGTTGCTGCAAAGGCGACGAGGAAGGAGCGGGAGGCCGCCGTTTTTGAGGCCGGAGTTGCCGCAGGGGTCAAGGACTGCGTGAAATCGGCCTACCGCTTCTTCCCCGACAATGATTGGGCTAAGTTGGGGCCTGATGCTGCGGTAGCCCTGGAGGAGGCGAAGGCCGAAGATGCTTCTGGCCAGGAGAAGGTTCCGGCGACTTCCCAAGGTTTCTCCGGGGGTGGTGTTGAGAAAAGGGGTGTGGCTGAAGACGAGCCGAAGCCCGTGGAGCCAATCTCTGCGGGAACTGAGGTGACGCCCCCGGAAGGGGTTCCAGCTACAACCCTAGCGACCACCCTGGCTCCGCAAGACATCCTCCCTGCTGACGAGAAGGGCTCCTCCTCTCCTGCTTCCTGA